Proteins encoded together in one Impatiens glandulifera chromosome 1, dImpGla2.1, whole genome shotgun sequence window:
- the LOC124909673 gene encoding protein DCL homolog, chloroplastic, translated as MAAPLLFRAIPILRLRLHHNRVDISTLNLRQRFSDVETTEDSSYGGRSKASLNATKDPLNYSEYETSDYRKWKNEEEKILRDIEPITFLAKEIIHSNRYMDGERLTSEDESVVVEKLLAYHPHSKDKIGCGLDSIMVDRHPQFRHSRCLFVVRRDGGWIDFSYQKCLRAYIREMYPSYADRFIKEHFKRGISSG; from the exons ATGGCGGCACCATTACTGTTCAGGGCGATTCCTATCCTTCGTCTACGGTTACATCACAATCGTGTCGACATCAGTACTCTCAATCTCCGGCAACGTTTCTCCGATGTCGAAACCACCGAGGATTCATCGTACGGCGGTCGGAGTAAGGCGTCGCTGAACGCCACCAAAGATCCACTTAACTACTCGGAATATGAAACTTCCGATTATCGTAAATGGAAAAACGAAGAAGAGAAAATCCTCAGAGATATTGAACCTATTACCTTTCTTGCGAAGGAAATTATACACTCCAACAG GTACATGGATGGTGAGCGGCTCACAAGTGAAGATGAGAGTGTTGTGGTAGAGAAGCTTCTAGCTTACCATCCTCATTCTAAAGACAAAATTGGATGTGGACTAGATTCTATTATG GTGGATAGGCACCCTCAATTTAGACATTCGAGGTGTTTGTTTGTGGTGAGAAGAGACGGCGGTTGGATAGATTTCTCCTACCAGAAGTGTCTTCGAGCGTATATACGAGAGATGTACCCGTCTTATGCAGATAGATTTATTAAAGAACATTTTAAGAGAGGAATTAGTAGTGGTTGA
- the LOC124920018 gene encoding protein RER1A-like yields the protein MNLGAGAVAGDDISSSSPLSQWTYAFTRRYQYFLDKSTPHVLRRWIAFSILVLIYALRVFFLQGYYIITYGLGIYILQLFILFLSPQVDPEIEELTDGPMLPTRRSDEFRPFVRRLPEFKFWYSLMKGFCIAFVLTFFSMFDVPVFWPILLFYWLVLFVSTMKRQIMHMVKYKYVPFSFGKKQYQGKKAVSSSNDTDITA from the exons ATGAATCTCGGTGCCGGAGCTGTAGCCGGCGACGATATCTCTTCGTCTTCACCATTATCGCAGTGGACCTACGCCTTTACAAGGCGCTATCAATACTTCCTCGACAAATCAACACCTCACGTTCTCCGTCGTTGGATCGCCTTCTCGATTCTCGTTCTCATCTACGCTTTACGCGTCTTCTTTCTACAAGGCTATTATATCATCACCTATGGTCTCGGCATCTACATCCTCCAGCTCTTCATCTTATTTCTCTCTCCTCAGGTTGATCCTGAGATCGAAGAACTTACCGATGGACCGATGCTTCCTACTCGTAGATCAGACGAATTCCGTCCCTTCGTCCGTCGCCTTCCTGAATTCAAGTTCTG GTATTCACTCATGAAAGGATTCTGCATTGCCTTTGTGCTGACTTTCTTCAGTATGTTTGACGTTCCTGTATTTTGGCCGATACTGTTATTTTATTGGTTGGTGCTGTTCGTGTCAACAATGAAGAGGCAGATAATGCACATggtcaaatataaatatgtccCCTTCTCCTTTGGAAAGAAG CAATACCAGGGAAAGAAAGCAGTTTCTTCTTCCAATGATACAGACATCACAGCATAA